The following are from one region of the Leptospira yasudae genome:
- a CDS encoding TIGR04282 family arsenosugar biosynthesis glycosyltransferase codes for MDNRETLILFLRNPVVGQVKTRLAAGLGNEAALNVYEQLVEITQKQVAGLDLPVRLYFDSIPEFVSGKWGNQVSAHLQSGEDLGFRMSNAFSETFSQGATKAVIIGSDCPDLETKHIREAFSALDQSDAVLGPALDGGYYLLGLKSHLPEIFYEVPWSTDRVFAVTLEKLQLSRKNVWILPKLGDVDEPEDLGPYIRSGKIVL; via the coding sequence ATGGATAACAGAGAAACTCTCATTCTTTTTTTAAGAAATCCCGTAGTCGGCCAGGTGAAAACGAGATTGGCCGCAGGACTCGGAAACGAAGCTGCGCTGAACGTCTACGAGCAGCTCGTCGAAATCACGCAAAAGCAAGTCGCGGGTTTAGATCTTCCCGTTCGATTGTATTTCGATTCGATTCCGGAATTCGTATCCGGTAAATGGGGAAATCAAGTCAGCGCGCATCTTCAATCGGGAGAGGATTTAGGATTCCGAATGTCCAACGCCTTTTCCGAAACGTTCTCGCAGGGAGCGACAAAGGCGGTCATCATCGGAAGCGATTGCCCCGATCTCGAAACCAAACATATCCGCGAAGCATTCTCTGCTCTGGATCAGTCCGACGCGGTACTCGGCCCGGCCTTGGACGGGGGTTATTATCTTTTAGGACTTAAGTCGCATCTTCCGGAAATCTTTTACGAAGTTCCTTGGAGCACCGATCGAGTGTTTGCGGTTACATTAGAAAAATTGCAACTTTCAAGGAAGAACGTCTGGATTCTACCCAAGCTCGGCGACGTGGACGAACCGGAAGACTTAGGTCCGTACATTCGTTCCGGCAAAATCGTTCTTTAA
- a CDS encoding GNAT family N-acetyltransferase — protein sequence MNQMNLRLEPISESHAPSLAVHANSENVFLGLRGAFPFPYQLSDALDFIRACLRDSRSRTFAIVFEENAIGIITLIFKDDVYRFNGEIGYWIGEKFWNRGIVTRAISYILNIAYTEHRLHRIYAEVFSNRPASARALEKNGFVLDGTSKEAVFKNGTFLDQWIYSRLRDRT from the coding sequence ATGAATCAGATGAATCTTCGATTGGAACCTATCTCCGAATCGCACGCGCCTTCTCTTGCGGTTCATGCGAATTCCGAAAACGTATTCTTAGGTTTACGCGGAGCGTTTCCCTTCCCGTATCAACTTTCGGACGCTCTCGATTTTATTCGCGCTTGTTTGAGGGATTCCCGATCGAGGACGTTCGCGATCGTATTCGAAGAGAACGCGATCGGAATCATCACTCTGATCTTTAAGGACGACGTTTATCGGTTCAACGGAGAAATCGGTTATTGGATCGGCGAAAAATTCTGGAATCGGGGAATCGTTACTCGAGCGATCTCATACATTCTAAATATTGCATATACGGAACATAGATTGCACCGGATCTATGCGGAGGTGTTTTCCAACCGACCCGCTTCGGCTAGAGCTTTGGAAAAAAACGGATTCGTATTGGACGGAACGAGCAAGGAAGCCGTGTTTAAGAACGGAACCTTTTTAGACCAGTGGATCTATTCGCGTTTGCGCGACCGAACCTGA
- a CDS encoding GNAT family N-acetyltransferase: protein MEFRFLTFQESIRSGFTESDFELDVWPTFLNQDPVGKEYYTFIVKEFAHLHCICFTQENRVVGTGKILPFEWDGTPDGLPKGWDAAILKSVSDWKEKKICNAASAWSIEIAKEFQGGGLSHLILAQLKKNAGAHGISRLFACVRPNQKEKFPFLSMEEYLERKREDGTSEDPWVRVHEKAGGKKIRIESNSMHIQGTISDWETWTGMKFPESGKFAIPGGLVPVVIDRERNSGEYTEPNVWFRHDI from the coding sequence ATGGAATTTCGTTTTTTAACGTTTCAAGAATCCATCCGTTCCGGTTTTACCGAATCCGACTTTGAACTCGACGTATGGCCGACGTTTTTAAATCAGGACCCGGTCGGAAAGGAATATTATACTTTCATTGTAAAAGAATTCGCTCATCTACATTGTATCTGCTTTACGCAGGAGAATCGAGTCGTGGGGACAGGAAAGATTCTCCCTTTCGAATGGGATGGAACTCCGGATGGGTTGCCGAAGGGATGGGACGCCGCGATTTTAAAGAGCGTAAGCGATTGGAAGGAAAAGAAGATTTGTAACGCGGCCAGCGCGTGGTCCATAGAAATCGCGAAGGAATTTCAGGGAGGAGGGTTGTCCCATCTCATTCTCGCTCAGCTCAAAAAGAACGCGGGTGCGCACGGAATTTCTCGATTGTTCGCTTGTGTTCGACCCAATCAAAAGGAGAAGTTCCCCTTTCTATCGATGGAAGAATATCTAGAGCGAAAAAGAGAGGACGGTACTAGCGAAGATCCTTGGGTTCGAGTGCATGAAAAGGCCGGAGGCAAAAAGATTCGAATCGAATCCAACTCGATGCACATTCAGGGAACGATTTCGGATTGGGAAACTTGGACGGGGATGAAATTTCCGGAGTCGGGTAAATTTGCGATTCCGGGCGGATTGGTCCCGGTCGTCATCGACCGGGAAAGGAATTCAGGAGAATATACGGAACCGAACGTATGGTTCCGTCATGATATTTAA
- a CDS encoding LA_2478/LA_2722/LA_4182 family protein, with amino-acid sequence MRGIFTVSFGLVFAGILSADCGKKNPVSQSVSAEVYKKVADAYCSQMSRCKEPYLASLEGKLRKEAALTYPDNAQCYSDFNYDYDKSEPIVLKKLSDNLKLEAELCIKSVERADCGSIVTYQIPECVEYNTFLETISSPSSK; translated from the coding sequence ATGCGCGGCATTTTTACGGTAAGTTTCGGACTCGTTTTTGCGGGAATCCTCTCGGCCGATTGCGGAAAAAAAAATCCGGTGTCGCAGTCCGTTTCCGCGGAAGTCTATAAGAAAGTCGCCGATGCTTATTGTTCGCAGATGAGCCGTTGTAAGGAACCGTATCTTGCTTCTCTCGAAGGCAAACTGAGAAAGGAAGCGGCTTTAACCTATCCCGATAACGCGCAGTGTTACAGCGATTTCAATTACGACTACGATAAGTCGGAACCGATCGTATTAAAAAAACTCAGTGATAACCTGAAATTGGAAGCGGAGCTTTGTATCAAAAGCGTGGAGCGAGCCGATTGCGGTTCGATCGTAACGTATCAGATTCCGGAATGCGTGGAATACAACACCTTCCTCGAAACGATTTCCTCTCCGTCCTCCAAGTAA
- a CDS encoding MXAN_6521/LA_1396 family lipoprotein, with protein MLRYSFILVLVSFALANCTVKYVKAGPVWEKELTTFKRLAVSVPVESEAGVSEKKLASKIAENYLSHHKEFIIYPYRSGAAVCGASDKKVQGIFQLKIREKESGDKVELSALAKVIHCSKGETLWEGLAENSYSKNTEENQSLINTYTQLYGKEIAGKVNAYFFLLQSLLDKLDSPVLTEEEKDEKIEVEAR; from the coding sequence ATGTTACGATATTCTTTTATACTCGTTTTAGTTTCGTTTGCGCTCGCGAACTGCACCGTAAAATACGTCAAGGCAGGTCCGGTTTGGGAAAAGGAACTGACCACGTTCAAAAGACTGGCCGTTTCCGTTCCCGTCGAAAGCGAGGCGGGAGTTTCCGAGAAAAAACTCGCGTCCAAAATCGCGGAGAACTACCTTTCTCACCATAAGGAATTTATCATCTATCCGTATCGTTCCGGTGCAGCTGTTTGCGGAGCTTCCGATAAGAAGGTTCAAGGAATTTTCCAGTTGAAAATCCGCGAAAAGGAAAGCGGCGACAAGGTGGAACTGAGCGCCCTTGCGAAAGTGATTCATTGTTCCAAAGGGGAAACTCTCTGGGAAGGATTGGCGGAGAATTCGTATTCTAAAAACACGGAAGAGAATCAATCCCTCATCAACACTTACACGCAGCTTTACGGAAAAGAAATCGCCGGCAAGGTGAACGCGTATTTCTTTTTACTCCAAAGCCTCTTGGATAAACTGGACAGCCCCGTTTTAACGGAAGAGGAAAAGGACGAAAAGATCGAGGTCGAAGCAAGATAA
- a CDS encoding efflux RND transporter permease subunit yields the protein MRQLLSRLTDSILLNPIRSCSVLAVFLLLSLWQASKLTVNSNNLDLLPKDNPSVVKTQKVIEMIGGNGFYILSIKFKDEKGMTEHLVKAFAAKKKGQPEIAEKELKEAEKVKQKNVAYYKERENAIKKASDLLNERLLKEKDYVQYISYRYNVSFLQDRLPLFLKTEDLVEVRKRVKRKIDEEVEKANPFFIKLNDEEYNPDFNDILAKYQKLAKRDIFDEYNISPDKGMLIFLIKPAGSFTNIEFNIALDKKIKEIVAELALDKKGIQVGYTGTYRLHLDDYETLMAALKPIAIASFIGIAILLLFFFRNPLFILILLVSLLSGILFSFGLTTIVIGQLNSVTSIIASILMGLGIDYGIQFLYRFREEYTRKQDMLRSIKDTIYHTGIASFISALTTTSAFVVLAFSEFRGFSEFGIIATYGILIIAVSMYGVTALQITLLFRLFPSLKSKFLLSAKEQTTSPLLYRFYKKPGLLTLVVLAFVVVISFFSFTPGIQFNYNGRDLMVDNLDSVNLYDEIGDRFDISSDPQVIVVDTLEESEAVFDYMTPVPDEIAGSVDQVVSLWNFVPPKGQQRANLKILKQLQSDMKPVKAGFLKPEQRKYLPVVKKYLSVKEYDVSAVPVYFSSQFKEVKGSKEKGHLVFIYPKVALWHGQKLLKFFDAVGELHYPKLSRRVLNTLLYNENGNAATDPIKDKWSAGEERLIVKALNTYSANQFKDLGLLDGTISFILKTRPFSSLEQARSHQYVSNTAGSLILFANLIKIVQREGVAAFLITLVLVVIVLILFFRGIVPALISLIPLVLGIFVTLGIMAAFRIQLNFMNVLVFPVIVGYGIQNGIYIYYRFREDHDVVRAMSMVGPAIIASTLTTLVGWSSLLIADQKGLKSIGVVASIGIASSLIIALSLVPAVLEIVYRSRKEEEEESKPIGFSEEDSDFSSTTDGSFASKTADSEPAASSKKAAKKKTAKAAATKKASPKKKKGTH from the coding sequence ATGAGACAGCTTCTTTCCAGACTCACAGATTCCATTCTTTTAAACCCGATCCGCTCGTGCAGCGTCCTCGCCGTGTTTCTTCTTTTGTCCCTATGGCAGGCGTCCAAGCTCACGGTGAACAGCAACAACCTCGATCTTCTTCCGAAGGACAACCCTTCCGTCGTCAAGACGCAGAAGGTGATCGAGATGATCGGCGGGAACGGATTCTACATTCTCAGCATCAAGTTCAAAGATGAAAAAGGAATGACGGAACATCTCGTCAAAGCCTTTGCCGCCAAGAAAAAAGGCCAGCCGGAGATCGCCGAGAAAGAGCTGAAAGAAGCCGAAAAAGTAAAACAAAAAAACGTAGCGTATTACAAGGAACGCGAGAATGCGATCAAGAAGGCTTCGGACCTCTTAAACGAAAGACTTCTGAAAGAAAAAGATTACGTTCAATACATTTCCTATCGTTACAACGTTTCGTTTTTACAAGACAGACTTCCCCTCTTCCTCAAAACGGAAGACTTAGTCGAAGTCCGCAAACGGGTCAAACGGAAGATCGACGAAGAAGTCGAAAAAGCGAATCCGTTCTTCATCAAACTCAACGACGAGGAATACAACCCGGACTTCAACGACATCCTCGCCAAGTATCAGAAACTTGCAAAAAGGGATATATTCGACGAATATAATATTTCTCCCGATAAGGGAATGCTGATCTTTCTGATCAAACCGGCCGGTTCGTTTACGAACATCGAGTTCAACATCGCGCTCGATAAAAAGATCAAGGAAATCGTAGCAGAACTCGCTCTCGACAAAAAAGGAATTCAAGTCGGTTATACCGGAACGTATCGTCTTCACCTCGACGACTACGAAACCCTGATGGCCGCGTTGAAGCCGATCGCGATCGCATCCTTTATCGGTATCGCGATTCTTCTTTTGTTCTTTTTTAGAAATCCTCTTTTTATTCTTATTCTGCTCGTATCTCTTCTCTCGGGAATTTTATTCTCTTTCGGACTGACCACGATCGTAATCGGCCAGCTCAACTCGGTTACGAGCATCATCGCTTCGATTCTGATGGGACTCGGGATCGACTACGGAATCCAATTCTTATATCGTTTCCGCGAAGAATACACCCGCAAACAAGACATGCTTCGTTCGATCAAGGATACGATCTATCACACGGGGATCGCTTCGTTTATCTCCGCCTTGACGACCACGTCCGCATTCGTAGTTCTCGCCTTCTCCGAGTTTCGAGGTTTCAGCGAGTTCGGGATCATCGCGACCTACGGAATTTTGATCATCGCGGTTTCCATGTACGGAGTGACCGCGCTTCAGATCACGTTGTTGTTCCGTTTGTTTCCGTCTCTCAAAAGCAAGTTTTTGTTATCCGCAAAAGAACAGACGACTTCTCCGCTTCTCTACCGCTTTTATAAAAAACCCGGCCTTTTGACGTTAGTCGTTCTTGCGTTCGTCGTGGTGATTTCGTTCTTCAGTTTCACTCCCGGAATCCAGTTCAATTATAACGGACGGGATCTGATGGTGGACAACCTGGATTCGGTCAATCTCTACGACGAGATCGGAGATCGATTCGATATCAGTTCCGATCCGCAGGTCATCGTGGTCGATACTTTGGAAGAATCCGAAGCCGTGTTCGACTACATGACCCCGGTTCCGGACGAAATCGCGGGTTCGGTGGATCAGGTGGTTTCTCTTTGGAACTTCGTTCCTCCGAAAGGACAACAAAGAGCGAACTTAAAAATTCTTAAACAACTGCAGAGCGATATGAAACCCGTCAAAGCGGGATTCTTAAAACCGGAACAAAGAAAGTATCTTCCGGTTGTAAAAAAATATCTGAGCGTAAAGGAATACGACGTTTCCGCGGTTCCCGTTTACTTCAGTTCTCAGTTTAAGGAAGTAAAAGGTTCCAAAGAAAAAGGACATCTCGTATTCATCTATCCTAAGGTCGCGCTTTGGCACGGACAAAAACTTCTGAAGTTTTTTGACGCGGTGGGGGAATTGCATTATCCGAAATTGTCCAGAAGAGTCTTGAACACCCTTCTCTACAATGAAAACGGAAACGCCGCAACCGATCCGATCAAGGATAAATGGAGCGCGGGAGAAGAACGTCTCATCGTAAAAGCGTTGAACACGTATTCGGCGAACCAATTCAAAGACCTCGGTCTTTTGGATGGAACGATTTCCTTTATCTTAAAAACAAGACCGTTCTCTTCGTTGGAACAAGCGAGATCGCATCAATACGTTTCGAACACGGCGGGAAGTTTGATCCTGTTCGCGAATCTGATTAAGATCGTTCAAAGAGAGGGAGTCGCCGCCTTCCTCATCACATTGGTCTTGGTCGTAATCGTGTTGATCCTATTCTTCCGTGGAATCGTTCCCGCGCTGATCTCTCTCATTCCTCTGGTTCTCGGAATTTTCGTGACGCTCGGAATCATGGCCGCGTTCCGAATTCAGCTGAACTTTATGAACGTTCTCGTGTTCCCCGTGATCGTTGGATACGGAATCCAAAACGGAATCTATATCTACTATCGTTTCCGGGAGGATCACGACGTGGTTCGCGCCATGTCGATGGTGGGACCGGCGATCATCGCCTCCACGTTAACCACTCTTGTCGGATGGAGTTCCCTTTTGATCGCGGATCAAAAAGGTTTGAAGTCGATCGGAGTCGTTGCTTCCATAGGGATCGCATCTTCTTTAATCATCGCATTGAGCCTCGTCCCTGCGGTTTTGGAAATCGTATATCGCTCCCGCAAAGAAGAGGAAGAAGAATCCAAACCGATCGGCTTTAGCGAAGAAGATTCCGATTTTTCTTCGACAACGGATGGTTCGTTCGCATCGAAGACCGCGGATTCCGAACCCGCTGCTTCTTCGAAAAAAGCGGCTAAGAAGAAAACGGCTAAAGCCGCTGCGACAAAAAAAGCGTCTCCGAAAAAGAAAAAAGGAACCCATTAG
- a CDS encoding LIC12338 family lipoprotein, which translates to MKIFRNILSAGILAIVLFSALFIGACKKKENNDDTNNAILLWLATQPYVEQSKTGFFIIVPKGIAQ; encoded by the coding sequence ATGAAAATTTTCCGCAACATTCTTTCCGCCGGAATTCTTGCGATCGTCCTCTTCAGCGCTCTTTTTATCGGAGCCTGTAAGAAGAAGGAAAACAACGACGATACCAACAACGCAATTCTTCTTTGGTTGGCGACTCAACCCTATGTGGAACAGAGTAAGACCGGCTTTTTTATCATCGTTCCGAAAGGAATCGCTCAATGA
- a CDS encoding saccharopine dehydrogenase family protein has product MAAKKKNWLLYGANGYTGELIARKAVERGQKPILAGRNEAKIRLLAEELNLPFRIFTLETAEEIRSQIADCFLVLHCAGPFIETAVPMANACIESGVHYLDITGEIPVYEKLHSLSSKALAKKVMLLPGVGFDIVPTDCLAVMLKEKLPKAHFLELGFSGFTDISRGTLKSALAQLPYGSKVRRNGKIETIPQLSLKKVVEISGSYAEFFAIPWGDVFTAFISTGIPNITVYSSLPASQAKILKLLQPTTFFLKNSLILKGMQKLVEVTVSGPGDEKRKKGAVLLWGEAWTEASSKKVSIRMRCAEGYEFTVESALAAVAKVENGKVQAGFTTPAKAFGSKFVLEIPGTKILA; this is encoded by the coding sequence ATGGCGGCTAAGAAAAAGAACTGGCTTCTTTACGGAGCGAACGGCTACACGGGAGAATTGATCGCAAGAAAGGCGGTGGAACGCGGACAAAAGCCGATCCTCGCCGGAAGAAACGAAGCGAAGATCCGCCTTCTCGCCGAAGAATTGAATTTGCCGTTCCGAATCTTTACGCTTGAAACTGCGGAAGAGATTCGAAGTCAAATCGCCGATTGTTTCTTGGTCTTACACTGCGCCGGTCCTTTTATCGAGACCGCGGTTCCGATGGCGAACGCTTGTATCGAATCGGGCGTTCATTATCTGGATATTACGGGAGAAATTCCCGTTTATGAAAAACTTCATTCTCTTTCTTCCAAAGCGCTCGCGAAAAAAGTAATGCTTCTTCCCGGAGTCGGGTTCGACATCGTTCCCACCGATTGTCTTGCGGTGATGTTGAAGGAAAAACTTCCCAAGGCGCATTTTTTGGAACTCGGTTTTTCCGGGTTTACGGACATTTCGAGAGGAACTCTGAAGAGCGCGCTCGCTCAACTCCCGTACGGAAGCAAGGTGAGAAGAAACGGAAAGATCGAAACGATTCCTCAGTTGAGTTTGAAAAAGGTCGTGGAGATCAGCGGAAGTTACGCGGAGTTTTTCGCGATTCCTTGGGGGGACGTTTTTACAGCGTTTATTTCAACAGGAATTCCGAATATTACGGTTTACTCATCTTTACCGGCTTCTCAAGCTAAAATTTTGAAACTGCTCCAGCCGACCACGTTCTTTTTAAAGAATTCGTTGATCCTAAAAGGAATGCAGAAACTCGTCGAAGTGACCGTCAGCGGCCCCGGCGATGAAAAAAGAAAAAAAGGCGCGGTGCTTTTGTGGGGCGAGGCTTGGACCGAGGCTAGTTCGAAAAAGGTTTCGATCCGGATGCGATGCGCGGAAGGATACGAGTTTACCGTCGAATCCGCGTTAGCCGCCGTTGCCAAAGTGGAAAATGGAAAGGTTCAAGCGGGGTTCACCACTCCCGCCAAGGCGTTCGGCTCCAAGTTCGTTTTAGAAATTCCCGGAACCAAGATCTTAGCCTAA
- a CDS encoding sterol desaturase family protein, translating into MEINLVTIAIPFFFLLIFLEMAFSAYHKRKLYRLNDSINDLSAGTASEVVGVFKKTFTMFAYILIYEKFRIFNLPSWPSEALSIVPAGTLGLSSLTWAWILVVGVWVLCFIGYDLAYYWNHRLSHEVNFLWAGHVVHHQSEEYNLTVALRQASFHSIFTWVFYLPLALIGFSPIVMILNGQLNLIYQFWIHTKAIGKLPRWFEAIFNTPSHHRVHHGINPKYIDKNHGGTLIVFDKWFGTFEPESEEPVYGTVKPLQSFNPIWANLHYWWEMIELAWRCPRWSDKFKVFFAVPGWRPQELGGQYPIPEVSAKTFHKYDIQIPKGMSLYSLVWFVITVALAFGMLVKVNSLSMFNISVISAVTLLSLLTLGGILERKRWALFTEPLRLAVLVAGAYALSGEMNVTLGTLALSVISSVWFLSYRSFFASVQEINPVQEILRRTA; encoded by the coding sequence ATGGAAATCAATCTCGTCACGATCGCAATTCCCTTTTTCTTTTTGCTGATCTTCCTGGAAATGGCTTTTTCCGCGTATCACAAACGTAAACTCTATCGGTTGAACGATTCGATCAACGACCTCTCTGCGGGAACCGCGAGCGAAGTGGTGGGTGTTTTTAAGAAAACCTTTACCATGTTCGCTTATATTTTAATCTATGAGAAGTTTCGAATTTTCAATCTTCCTTCTTGGCCGAGCGAAGCTCTTTCCATCGTTCCGGCGGGAACCCTGGGATTAAGTTCTTTAACCTGGGCTTGGATTCTCGTCGTAGGAGTTTGGGTTCTTTGTTTTATCGGTTACGATTTGGCGTATTACTGGAATCATCGCTTGAGTCATGAAGTAAACTTTCTTTGGGCGGGACACGTTGTTCATCATCAAAGCGAAGAATACAATCTTACCGTCGCTCTTCGTCAGGCGAGTTTTCACAGCATCTTCACATGGGTTTTTTATCTTCCTCTCGCATTGATCGGTTTTTCTCCGATCGTTATGATTTTGAACGGTCAACTCAACCTGATCTATCAATTCTGGATTCATACGAAGGCGATCGGCAAACTTCCCCGTTGGTTCGAAGCGATCTTCAACACTCCTTCTCACCATAGAGTTCACCACGGAATCAATCCGAAATACATCGATAAGAATCACGGCGGAACCTTGATCGTGTTCGACAAATGGTTCGGGACCTTCGAACCGGAATCCGAAGAACCGGTTTACGGAACCGTAAAACCTCTGCAGAGTTTCAATCCGATCTGGGCCAACCTCCACTACTGGTGGGAAATGATCGAACTCGCTTGGCGTTGTCCTCGTTGGTCCGATAAGTTTAAGGTTTTCTTCGCCGTACCGGGCTGGAGGCCGCAGGAACTCGGCGGACAATATCCGATCCCCGAAGTTTCGGCAAAAACATTCCATAAATATGATATTCAAATTCCGAAAGGAATGAGTCTCTACTCTCTAGTTTGGTTCGTCATTACCGTGGCGCTCGCGTTCGGAATGCTGGTTAAAGTGAATTCACTTTCCATGTTCAATATCAGCGTTATCAGCGCCGTCACCCTTCTATCCCTGCTTACGTTAGGCGGAATTCTGGAAAGAAAACGTTGGGCTCTTTTTACGGAACCTCTGCGTTTGGCGGTTTTAGTTGCGGGAGCTTACGCTCTTTCGGGAGAAATGAACGTCACTTTGGGAACCTTGGCTCTCAGCGTGATTTCTTCGGTTTGGTTTTTGAGCTACAGAAGTTTCTTCGCTTCCGTCCAGGAAATCAACCCGGTTCAGGAAATTCTCCGAAGAACCGCTTAA
- a CDS encoding ABC transporter substrate-binding protein, with amino-acid sequence MKKIISILFLLSSVTPSFLFAQTTETNPTPPATENAAPNEEAPSAEEQITSTVKKLIGFIRYKKNDKAIAIINVKQFTNQLLKSSGKIADADRKEFEDAIQEFIIHRSFPIAHKYFDKIDINYEKPVIKGDNATLASSIIWNGSERITFSWILMKIDGTWFVTDFLSEGKYASETNRVKSVEPSLKKNGMKQTIALIKKEAKN; translated from the coding sequence GTGAAAAAAATTATTTCCATTCTTTTTCTTTTATCTTCGGTAACCCCGTCCTTTCTTTTCGCGCAGACGACGGAAACGAATCCGACTCCTCCCGCAACGGAAAACGCGGCTCCAAACGAAGAAGCTCCTTCCGCGGAAGAACAAATCACTTCCACCGTGAAAAAGCTCATCGGTTTTATCCGCTACAAAAAGAACGATAAGGCGATCGCGATCATCAACGTTAAGCAGTTTACGAACCAGCTTTTAAAATCTTCCGGTAAAATCGCGGATGCGGACCGCAAAGAATTCGAAGACGCGATCCAAGAATTCATCATTCACCGCAGTTTTCCGATCGCTCATAAATACTTCGACAAGATCGACATCAACTATGAAAAACCGGTGATCAAAGGAGACAACGCGACCCTCGCTTCCTCCATCATCTGGAACGGCTCCGAAAGAATCACCTTCTCTTGGATTCTAATGAAGATCGACGGAACCTGGTTTGTCACCGACTTCTTAAGCGAAGGCAAATACGCTTCCGAAACGAACCGAGTAAAATCCGTGGAACCTTCCCTCAAGAAAAACGGAATGAAACAAACCATCGCTCTGATCAAAAAAGAAGCAAAGAATTAA
- a CDS encoding LIC_12337 family protein, whose amino-acid sequence MKKSWILFAFAILVFLGLGLSFRSDRVPFFVREDSPKPFPVRLELLEPLRASADSWGFVRQSATWARGNSLFMDDLIFAIRRVFPAGTTANITLANQNFNGNLYTLRLKLNSGNVSYQPSTLSAAASYTNFFELRSSSDNQPALQFFFDDDPRSASGDGAVLLYQLSRLDPTRWAGATALIESYVVQPVITGFPNQGLIQTYSWKGTLGSDALGQDVDTGRVILEEMDNRTVFCFKSVVSFNGTTNLVPINQGTQALGYAANQGLCPGAGREYYKLAYSQKLDGSLNVTAKGGLEQGAITAGQAITCNTTVNAFVNFTPTYGLFNFNGFISEGVAASAIPADFVQASRVDALYDRVGTVGKSTATTSPAGSSWDTLTKAYIDAITISFASVP is encoded by the coding sequence ATGAAGAAGTCATGGATTCTTTTCGCATTTGCGATTCTCGTTTTTTTAGGTTTGGGACTTAGCTTCCGCAGCGACCGAGTTCCTTTTTTCGTAAGAGAGGATTCTCCGAAACCATTTCCCGTTCGTTTGGAATTACTCGAGCCGCTTCGCGCAAGCGCGGACAGCTGGGGATTTGTGCGTCAGTCCGCAACCTGGGCCCGCGGAAACTCTTTGTTTATGGACGATTTGATCTTCGCGATCCGCAGAGTTTTCCCCGCAGGAACGACCGCGAACATCACTCTCGCAAATCAAAACTTCAACGGAAATTTATACACGCTTCGTCTGAAATTGAATTCAGGAAACGTTTCGTATCAACCGTCCACTCTTTCAGCGGCGGCTTCGTATACGAACTTCTTCGAACTTCGTTCTTCCTCCGATAATCAACCTGCACTTCAATTCTTTTTTGACGATGATCCGAGGTCGGCTTCCGGAGATGGGGCGGTGCTTTTGTATCAGTTGAGCAGACTGGATCCGACTCGTTGGGCCGGGGCAACCGCTTTGATTGAAAGTTATGTGGTTCAACCCGTGATTACTGGATTTCCGAATCAAGGTTTGATTCAAACATATTCTTGGAAAGGAACTTTGGGTTCGGACGCTCTTGGGCAGGACGTGGATACGGGAAGGGTAATTTTAGAAGAGATGGACAACCGCACCGTGTTTTGTTTCAAGTCGGTCGTGAGTTTCAACGGGACGACGAATCTTGTGCCGATCAATCAGGGAACTCAGGCGCTTGGATATGCAGCCAATCAAGGACTTTGTCCCGGCGCCGGTAGAGAATACTACAAACTTGCGTACAGCCAAAAACTGGACGGCAGTTTGAACGTGACCGCAAAGGGCGGTTTGGAACAAGGCGCGATCACCGCAGGACAAGCGATCACTTGCAATACGACCGTGAATGCGTTCGTAAACTTTACGCCGACATACGGTTTGTTCAACTTCAACGGTTTTATCTCCGAAGGCGTTGCTGCGAGCGCGATCCCTGCGGACTTTGTTCAAGCGTCTCGCGTGGACGCATTGTATGACCGAGTCGGAACCGTTGGAAAATCCACTGCAACCACGAGCCCTGCCGGTTCGAGTTGGGATACTCTGACGAAGGCGTATATAGACGCGATTACGATCTCTTTCGCAAGCGTTCCTTGA